One Aspergillus oryzae RIB40 DNA, chromosome 2 genomic window carries:
- a CDS encoding uncharacterized protein (predicted protein): protein MKGSIPEEVKKCIFAIIMTTSFGRPRTSPNLSSGGDLQTYRLTESQTQESKTPYTRQQILIMVYFKKGTTSDDTRIIVRNRVYPDRSAILKLYSFVRNWGSDKKYPTFSYSSWKRALKSQCGFSSWSHRVRCKLPLGKGTQEIVYVSCEQQFAAAIDAMSQSGADLEFEIVHKYKWFRVEKDPSLNGHRSHGASSKRGSSFYGAAEKLGDFEKCDLD from the exons ATGAAGGGGTCAATTCCGGAAGAGGTAAAGAAGT GTATTTTTGCTATCATAATGACCACTTCTTTTGGTCGACCGAGAACATCCCCAAATCTTTCCTCCGGAGGCGACTTACAGACTTACAGACTCACAGAATCACAGACACAAGAATCAAAAACACCCTATACGAGACAG CAAATCCTAATCATGGTGTATTTCAAAAAGGGGACAACGTCAGATGACACGCGTATCATCGTTCGCAATCGCGTCTATCCCGACCGAAGCGCCATACTCAAGCTCTACTCGTTTGTTCGGAATTGGGGGAGTGACAAAAAGTATCCGACGTTCAGCTACTCTTCCTGGAAACGAGCCCTCAAGAGCCAATGcggcttctcctcctggAGCCACCGTGTCAGATGTAAACTCCCGCTTGGTAAAGGCACACAGGAGATTGTCTATGTGTCATGTGAGCAGCAGTTCGCCGCTGCTATCGATGCCATGTCGCAGAGCGGAGCTGATCTTGAATTCGAGATTGTTCATAAATACA AATGGTTCCGTGTGGAGAAGGATCCCAGTCTGAATGGACATCGAAGCCATGGTGCTAGCAGTAAGCGTGGATCTAGTTTCTATGGGGCTGCTGAGAAACTGGGTGACTTTGAGAAATGCGATCTAGATTGA
- a CDS encoding uncharacterized protein (predicted protein), translating into MDPETSQALATRISRILQNVIEISEKSLPRLAARELDSVYADYATRSQPVTFLQFIQHIWDAFMRVAGQLDRNGDGHRKLARIIRWLEKLPNRPFPDDYDESDEILYGYDLGTTGLWDAFTRAEPPIPLSFEGQATEGATVQKEDGGPEFVSNDPLDIEQLDMKVAVAAIWVQHAGHVLWRHNPRYTIGEGGPLWKEFYERLSKEDPNYLSLYRERWGVWVLQFGEISENSDVAEETRDIAGEEEPVRFQRVVETAPTSRQQAALPIF; encoded by the exons ATGGATCCCGAAACCAGCCAGGCCCTAGCTACTCGCATATCGCGCATTCTGCAGAACGTAATCGAAATCAGCGAAAAAAGCCTTCCCCGTCTAGCAGCGAGAGAGTTAGATTCGGTCTACGCAGACTACGCGACCAGATCCCAACCTGTGACATTTCTACAATTCATTCAGCACATCTGGGATGCATTCATGCGTGTTGCAGGGCAGTTAGATCgcaatggagatggacaCCGAAAGCTAGCTAGAATAATCCGGTGGCTAGAAAAGCTGCCCAACAGGCCATTCCCagatgactatgatgaaaGCGACGAGATTCTATATGGGTATGATCTAGGAACAACCGGACTTTGGGACGCTTTCACGCGGGCTGAGCCGCCCATCCCATTGAGCTTCGAAG GGCAGGCTACCGAAGGAGCGACGGTTCAAAAAGAGGATGGCGGCCCAGAATTTGTCTCTAATGATCCACTTGACATTGAGCAACTCGACATGAAAGTTGCAGTTGCGGCCATCTGGGTTCAGCATGCAGGTCATGTACTCTGGCGCCACAATCCACGCTACACCATTGGAGAAGGTGGCCCCCTCTGGAAAGAGTTTTATGAACGCCTATCTAAGGAGGATCCTAATTACCTATCCTTGTACCGTGAGCGTTGGGGTGTCTGGGTGTTACAGTTCGGGGAAATTTCAGAGAACAGTGATGTTGCCGAGGAGACTCGTGACATCGCAGGAGAG GAAGAACCCGTCCGTTTCCAGCGGGTGGTAGAAACCGCACCCACTAGTCGGCAACAAGCGGCTTTGCCAATATTTTGA
- a CDS encoding nitronate monooxygenase (predicted protein), with protein MHQIFPNTKSPLIANAPMHGFADSRLASAVSSAGGYGFIAGGIDFRTGSPHLEQLQAELNTTRSLLGIATPEEKLPIGVGCLMLQPEGLIDNVLPILCAARVTGIWLAFPNNGSDHGPIITAVHQLREKENWDVKVFVQVGTVQAAREAIDYGADVLVVQGSDAGGHQWAQGASLIALLPEVRGLLREMGKTGEVHLLAAGGIVDARGMVAAMALGPDIAKEKIVSTTDGTTTTIKSRKHDVFNSTDVWPSQYDGRAIIGRSYEDFQSGVTDEEILKRHSNAREKGEDDRTIIWAGTGIGSIKEVTTVKQLLNDARSGVRSIVAQMNNAFRQDEED; from the exons ATGCATCAGATCTTCCCAAACACTAAATCCCCCCTCATCGCCAACGCGCCCATGCACGGCTTTGCAGATAGTCGTCTAGCCAGCGCCGTTTCATCTGCCGGGGGCTACG GATTCATAGCCGGCGGCATCGACTTCAGAACGGGGTCTCCACATCTCGAACAACTGCAAGCGGAGCTCAACACAACTCGATCCCTCCTCGGGATCGCAACCCCCGAGGAAAAGCTCCCCATAGGTGTAGGCTGTCTCATGCTCCAGCCAGAAGGCCTAATCGACAATGTACTTCCGATCCTATGTGCGGCTCGGGTAACTGGGATCTGGCTTGCATTTCCGAACAATGGATCTGATCATGGGCCTATCATCACGGCTGTGCATCAGCTcagagagaaggagaattggGATGTGAAAGTGTTTGTGCAGGTTGGGACGGTCCAGGCTGCGAGGGAGGCGATCGATTATGGGGCGGATGTACTGGTCGTCCAGGGGTCGGATGCGGGTGGGCATCAGTGGGCGCAGGGGGCGAGTTTGATTGCGCTACTCCCGGAGGTTAGGGGACTACTTCGCGAGATGGGTAAGACGGGAGAGGTGCATCTGTTGGCTGCGGGTGGGATTGTTGATGCGAGGGGGATGGTTGCGGCTATGGCGTTAG GTCCGGATAtcgcaaaagaaaagatcgtgTCCACTACTGACGGCACCACAACGACAATTAAATCACGGAAGCACGATGTGTTCAATTCGACCGACGTCTGGCCTAGCCAATATGATGGCAGGGCCATCATCGGTCGCAGCTACGAGGATTTTCAAAGCGGCGTtacagatgaagaaatccTCAAACGACACAGCAACgccagagaaaagggagaagatgaCAGAACCATTATATGGGC GGGCACTGGAATTGGGTCCATCAAGGAGGTGACGACTGTTAAGCAGCTTTTGAACGATGCTCGATCGGGAGTCCGATCCATCGTGGCACAGATGAACAATGCTTTTAGacaggatgaggaagactGA
- a CDS encoding DUF1445 domain protein (uncharacterized conserved protein) produces the protein MDPTQGQTAHQVRLLGRQNHITNTSGLAPGYLQANLLILPSKHAEDFHNLCLRNPVSCPLLGLTQKGNPHIIYPSSCIKDKDFDLRTDCPKYRVYKNGKYLESRTDLVNLWTDDYVGFLIGCSFSFEDALSDAGLKPRHQDTGTIVAMYKTRIPLLASGIFKNGTCIVSMRPYRVEDVERVREITRPFLATHGEPVDWGWDALERLGISDIEKPDFGERQIFEEGEIPVFWACGVTPQMAVESAGDRIEGLVFAHEPAHMLVTDFTVKDLKTLGKSLYN, from the exons ATGGACCCCACGCAAGGTCAAACAGCCCACCAAGTCCGCCTTCTCGGCCGCCAAAACCACATAACCAACACCTCGGGCCTAGCTCCAGGGTATCTACAAGccaaccttctcatccttccctCCAAGCATGCCGAGGATTTCCACAATCTGTGTCTCCGCAACCCAGTCTCCTGTCCCTTACTTGGACTCACCCAGAAGGGCAATCCCCACATCATCTACCCGTCATCGTGTATCAAAGACAAGGACTTCGACCTTCGCACGGACTGTCCCAAATACCGCGTTTATAAAAATGGCAAATATCTTGAAAGCCGTACCGATCTCGTGAACCTTTGGACAGACGACTACGTCGGCTTTCTAATCGGATGCTCGTTTTCCTTTGAAGATGCCCTGTCTGACGCGGGCCTGAAACCAAGACACCAAGACACGGGAACGATTGTTGCCATGTACAAAACACGCATTCCATTGTTGGCTTCGGGGATCTTTAAGAACGGAACTTGCATTGTCTCGATGAGACCCTATCGCGTGGAAGATGTAGAGAGAGTTCGGGAGATCACAAGACCATTCCTGGCCACGCATGGGGAGCCTGTTGACTGGGGATGGGATGCGCTCGAGCGGTTGGGAATCAGTGATATTGAGAAGCCGGATTTCGGAGAGAGGCAGATTTttgaggaaggggaaatTCCAGTCTTCTGG GCGTGTGGTGTCACACCTCAGATGGCAGTAGAGTCGGCAGGAGACCGAATCGAAGGACTTGTGTTCGCGCATGAGCCGGCCCATATGTTGGTTACGGACTTTACCGTCAAAGACTTGAAGACATTGGGAAAGTCCCTTTATAATTGA
- a CDS encoding putative short-chain alcohol dehydrogenase (predicted protein) has product MAKKRINKTIIDLGRRIKGGPKNPFSFHNPNLLPKKNVYSRPLFLLLFNISLTFTMDAAPTRTLLLIGSGPGIGVAVASLFAQKHFDHIALFARNSSQLQADKETILSSAADVGRQVHVRTWKVDISDLEQFKAALTEVQSFGTLECVYFNAARVGGSNFFDFPVEDIELDLRVSVTALYVAVQWATPILVNTMQTNPGVVFKPTILVTNSLLPVNPIPEYFSLSVAKAAEANLVKSLQKSLAKGGTRVGMVIVGGIVLPDSKFLNPTTIAEQAWDLFNQDGADWKAQLKGLFVS; this is encoded by the exons ATGGCTAAGAAAAGAATTAATAAGACTATAATTGACCTCGGAAGACGTATAAAGGGAGGACCAAAGAATCCGTTTTCATTTCACAATCCTAACCTCTTGCCTAAGAAGAACGTCTACTCTCGtccattgttccttttgctttttaaTATATCCCTTACATTCACCATGGATGCAGCCCCTACAAGAACACTCCTGTTGATAGGCTCTGGTCCCGGAATCGGAGTGGCTGTGGCATCCTTGTTTGCCCAAAAGCACTTTGACCATATTGCCCTGTTTGCCCGCAACTCATCTCAACTACAAGCAGATAAAGAGACGATTCTCTCTTCAGCGGCAGATGTTGGTCGTCAAGTCCATGTTCGGACCTGGAAGGTTGACATCAGTGATCTGGAACAATTCAAGGCGGCTTTGACAGAAGTCCAGTCTTTTGGGACACTGGAATGCGTCTATTTCAACGCGGCTCGCGTTGGTGGAAGCaatttctttgatttccctgttgaagatattgagctAGACCTGAGA GTCTCTGTTACTGCCCTCTACGTTGCTGTTCAATGGGCAACGCCAATCCTGGTCAATACGATGCAAACGAACCCGGGAGTCGTCTTCAAGCCGACTATTCTAGTGACAAATAGTCTTTTGCCTGTTAATCCGATTCCTGAGTACTTCTCTTTGTCGGTGGCCAAGGCTGCAGAGGCAAACCTGGTCAAGTCTTTGCAGAAGTCTCTTGCGAAGGGAGGAACTCGTGTTGGAATGGTTATTGTCGGAGGGATTGTATTGCCCGACTCGAAGTTCTTGAATCCTACCACAATTGCTGAACAGGCTTGGGATCTGTTTAACCAAGATGGAGCCGACTGGAAAGCTCAG CTTAAAGGTTTGTTTGTCTCATGA
- a CDS encoding uncharacterized protein (predicted protein), protein MPREIAWDAVFKVHNRMDPTKSGMFMAWDFARVWDGQTMYIRDLDYGKWITGLIEKCGFDPNTHFARYTVYYDGIEITGNILCEAHWHYATRMNLERGLDFEIVPQDAVRNSWLGLTISTSRIEGHYTCILELPVELVPGRCQCALGINRLDLVDGNVGGLL, encoded by the exons ATGCCACGCGAAATTGCCTGGGACGCGGTCTTCAAGGTCCACAACCGCATGGACCCAACCAAGAGTGGCATGTTCATGGCCTGGGATTTTGCTCGTGTCTGGGATGGCCAAACCATGTATATCCGAGACCTGGACTACGGCAAATGGATCACCGGCTTGATCGAAAAGTGTGGTTTCGACCCAAACACCCACTTTGCCAGATACACCGTCTACTACGATGGCATCGAAATCACTGGAAATATCCTCTGTGAAGCTCACTGGCACTATGCCACCAGAATGAACCTTGAACGCGGCTTGGACTTTGAGATTGTTCCCCAGGATG CCGTGAGGAATTCTTGGCTTGGCTTGACAATCAGTACTTCTCGGATTGAAGGTCACTACACGTGTATCCTGGAGTTGCCGGTGGAGCTTGTTCCGGGCCGGTGTCAATGTGCACTTGGAATCAATCGTCTTGACTTAGTTG ATGGCAATGTTGGTGGTCTCCTG TGA
- a CDS encoding uncharacterized protein (predicted protein) produces the protein MSTTMMPTTMMPTKPSSTMMSSMVSTKPTSMMPTKPRSTHPSMMSMMPMTTTHSHTKSPTTMMMVMMSSTKPSRTRVKASHASTRTELVSSRRWISASAHSHTGTHMMTTITAAEEGEARAHVVSLVVTTGSGSKGKRVQ, from the exons ATGTCCACCACCATGATGCCCACCACCATGATGCccaccaaaccctcctccaccatgATGTCCTCCATGGTGTCCACCAAACCCACCTCCATGATGCCCACCAAACCCAGGTCCACCCATCCCTCCATGATGTCCATGATGCCCATGACCACCACCCATTCCCATACCAAGTCCCCCACcaccatgatgatggtgatgatgtccTCCACCAAACCCTCCAGGACCCGAGTTAAAGCCTCCCATGCCAGCACCAGGACCGAACTCGTGTCTTCGCGGAGGTGGATATCCGCCTCCGCCCATTCCCATACCGGGACTCatatgatgacgacgatTACCGCCGCCGAGGAGGGAGAAGCAAGAGCccatgttgtttctttg GTTGTAACGACAGGGAGTGGTTCAAAAGGTAAAAGGGTTCAATGA
- a CDS encoding allantoate permease family MFS transporter (permease of the major facilitator superfamily), with protein sequence MSTDQKDIPVENKNDRKTSIEEPSVGDVNDVVLDPKKEKKLLMKLDIAFVPIIMVTYLSCFLDRTNIGNVKVAGMPEDIGASDTQFSTAVSIFYVTYVLLESPWAVLMKKLTPRNILTGLCIVWSLATIFTGFVQNVAALYATRLILGACEAGLFPCLNLYLTMVYRREEQAKRVSYLFSCAAISGAVGGLLAYALLHMDGLGGKAGWRWVYIIEGLFSMVCAVLIWFGLPNDPAESYFLTAEEKWMMRVRNEQRRRYMGSDKFSWDEMWTALRDPKLAFSAVTQFCQDILLYGFSTFLPTILQGIGYNSLMSNVLTVPVYIWAALVFIAVAYCADRFSRFASYILIANIFGIIGYILLLAVSNDPVKYFATYLCAIACYTGVGLNVAWLNVNFAPQYRRALAVGVQQTIGNCAGIVAGQIYRKSPYVLGNSFSLGALCVAQIVVFVHAMYLKRENAEKERIIDGKEDTRRVRTGDAEVEFKYHY encoded by the exons ATGTCGACTGACCAAAAGGATATCCCGGTCGAGAACAAAAATGATCGCAAAACCTCCATAGAAGAGCCGAGTGTCGGCGATGTGAACGACGTTGTGCTCGACccgaagaaggagaagaaacttCTCATGAAGTTGGACATTGCCTTTGTTCCCATTATTATGGTGACATATTTGTCGTGCTTTTTGGATCGCACAAATATTG GCAATGTCAAAGTCGCAGGAATGCCTGAGGATATTGGGGCCTCCGATACTCAGTTCTCGACCGCCGTGTCCATTTTCTACGTGACATACGTGCTTCTAGAATCACCATGGGCGgtgttgatgaagaaactGACACCTCGCAATATCCTAACTGGACTATGCATCGTCTGGTCCCTCGCGACAATTTTTACGGGGTTTGTACAAAACGTCGCTGCGCTGTACGCGACAAGGTTGATTCTGGGTGCCTGCGAGGCAGGTCTATTTCCCTGTCTGAATCTATACCTGACGATGGTCTACCGACGGGAAGAACAGGCGAAGCGCGTCTCCTATCTTTTCAGCTGTGCAGCCATTTCTGGCGCCGTGGGAGGCTTATTGGCATATGCACTGCTACACATGGATGGGTTAGGAGGAAAGGCTGGATGGAG ATGGGTCTACATCATCGAAGGCCTCTTCAGCATGGTCTGCGCCGTCCTGATCTGGTTCGGTCTCCCCAACGATCCAGCAGAGTCGTACTTCCTCACTgcagaagaaaaatggaTGATGCGCGTGCGCAACGAACAACGCCGCAGATACATGGGCAGCGACAAGTTCAGCTGGGACGAAATGTGGACCGCACTGCGCGATCCCAAACTGGCCTTCAGCGCCGTCACGCAGTTCTGTCAGGATATTCTGCTCTACGGATTCAGCACCTTCTTGCCGACGATTCTGCAGGGTATCGGGTATAACTCCTTGATGAGCAATGTGTTGACCGTTCCGGTTTATATATGGGCTGCGCTTGTGTTTATTGCGGTTGCGTATTGTGCGGATCGGTTTTCACGCTTTGCCTCT TACATCCTAATCGCCAACATCTTCGGAATAATAGGCTACATCCTCCTCCTAGCGGTATCCAACGACCCCGTCAAATACTTCGCCACCTACCTCTGCGCAATCGCCTGCTACACCGGCGTCGGACTAAACGTCGCCTGGCTGAACGTCAACTTCGCCCCCCAATACCGCCGAGCCCTCGCCGTCGGCGTGCAGCAAACGATCGGAAACTGCGCAGGAATCGTCGCCGGGCAAATCTATCGCAAATCGCCCTACGTCCTGGGTAACTCATTCTCCCTGGGAGCCTTATGCGTAGCGCAGATCGTGGTCTTCGTGCACGCGATGTACCTAAAGAGGGAGAatgcagagaaagagaggatcATCGACGGGAAAGAGGATACGCGGAGAGTCAGGACAGGTGACGCGGAAGTGGAGTTCAAGTATCATTACTAG
- a CDS encoding uncharacterized protein (predicted protein), with protein MKIHEDTPIEIINRVDPGRSAFLRAWCVWQAGNSEDTLVIWDLDYQSWVEVLVDQCMFNADMQLLKFSFIRDGRILTGYVFCCTQWLCAIQAMLESDERRVQFEIITKEDYETKLEQAVP; from the exons ATGAAAATCCATGAGGATACTCCCATCGAAATCATCAACCGTGTGGATCCCGGGCGTTCGGCCTTCCTCAGGGCTTGGTGCGTATGGCAGGCTGGAAATAGTGAAGACACTCTTGTCATCTGGGATCTTGACTATCAATCCTGGGTGGAAGTACTGGTCGACCAGTGCATGTTTAACGCGGACATGCAACTGTTGAAATTCTCCTTTATTCGGGATGGACGCATTCTCACTGGATATGTGTTCTGTTGCACGCAGTGGCTTTGTGCCATTCAGGCGATGCTGGAGTCTGATGAGAGGAGAGTCCAGTTTGAAATCATTACTAAAGAAG ACTACGAAACCAAACTCGAGCAAGCTGTGCCTTAG